In one Bradyrhizobium cosmicum genomic region, the following are encoded:
- a CDS encoding CaiB/BaiF CoA transferase family protein, whose amino-acid sequence MEKGIFAGLKVLDCASFIAAPAAATVLSDFGADVVKIEPPGAGDPYRNLPNIPGYPSSEHNFAWLLEARNKKSIALDLAKPEAQAVLYKLVEEADVFITNMPPPVRAKLGITYDHLAHLNDRLIYASFTGYGEKGEEANKPGFDSNAYWARSGLMDLVRADTHTTPARSVAGMGDHPCAMAFYGAIVTALYQREKTGKGSHVASNLMANGVWAASVLAQAKLCGAKFAERRPRERALNAVANHYQCKDGRWLILSLLSEEKQFPTLARCLGREDLITDPRFATKADRHARSVELIKIFDETFATRDLAEWRKILDGNGLVFGIVGILDDIPNDKQMLDNEVLVPFENDTMLTISSPIWIDGAKKVQPRKPPGVGEHSDEILRGAGYDEAAIKQLKSSGAVG is encoded by the coding sequence ATGGAAAAGGGCATTTTTGCAGGCCTGAAGGTTCTGGACTGCGCGAGCTTCATCGCAGCGCCCGCGGCCGCGACCGTGCTGTCGGATTTCGGCGCCGACGTCGTCAAGATCGAGCCGCCCGGCGCCGGCGATCCCTACCGCAATCTGCCCAACATTCCAGGCTATCCAAGCAGCGAGCACAATTTCGCCTGGCTGCTGGAGGCCCGCAACAAGAAGAGCATCGCGCTCGACCTCGCGAAGCCCGAGGCGCAGGCCGTGCTCTACAAGCTGGTGGAGGAGGCCGACGTCTTCATCACCAACATGCCGCCGCCGGTGCGCGCCAAGCTCGGCATCACCTATGACCACCTCGCCCATCTCAACGACCGGCTGATCTACGCCTCCTTTACCGGCTACGGCGAAAAGGGCGAGGAGGCCAACAAGCCCGGCTTCGACAGCAACGCCTATTGGGCGCGCTCCGGCCTGATGGACCTCGTCCGCGCCGACACCCACACCACGCCGGCCCGCTCGGTGGCCGGCATGGGTGATCATCCCTGCGCCATGGCGTTCTACGGCGCCATCGTCACCGCGCTCTATCAGCGCGAGAAGACGGGCAAGGGCTCGCATGTTGCCTCCAATTTGATGGCGAACGGGGTGTGGGCCGCGAGCGTGCTGGCGCAGGCAAAGCTGTGCGGCGCCAAGTTCGCCGAGCGGCGGCCTCGCGAACGTGCGCTCAATGCGGTCGCCAACCACTATCAGTGCAAGGACGGCCGCTGGCTGATCCTGTCGCTGCTGAGCGAGGAGAAACAGTTTCCCACGTTGGCCAGGTGCCTTGGCCGCGAGGACCTCATCACCGATCCGCGCTTCGCCACCAAGGCCGATCGTCACGCCCGCTCGGTCGAGCTGATCAAGATCTTCGACGAGACCTTTGCGACCAGGGATCTCGCCGAATGGCGCAAGATCCTCGACGGCAACGGCCTCGTGTTCGGCATCGTCGGCATTTTGGACGACATCCCGAACGACAAGCAGATGCTCGACAACGAGGTGCTGGTGCCGTTCGAGAACGACACCATGCTCACTATCTCCAGTCCGATCTGGATCGACGGCGCCAAGAAAGTCCAGCCGCGCAAGCCGCCCGGCGTCGGCGAGCACAGTGACGAGATTTTGCGCGGGGCGGGATACGACGAGGCCGCGATCAAGCAGCTGAAGTCGTCGGGCGCCGTGGGATAA
- a CDS encoding TetR/AcrR family transcriptional regulator has protein sequence MSRNPKSESGQRLLMGATLRIIGRHGLDGVTHRAVAAEAGVSLGAVTHHFGTRDALVEAALQFALAREVGRLRALALSLQDKAFEVEAWIDALVDFYVRELSTEAETHIACYEAFLAAARQQRYRPVVAEWFDTWRQSAELALKAAKSPNPRRHAELFVSALIGLLFRQLATPKAGFRREAKAELLELVGGLIALK, from the coding sequence ATGAGCAGAAACCCAAAATCAGAGTCGGGCCAGCGGCTCCTGATGGGGGCAACTTTACGCATCATCGGGCGACATGGGCTCGACGGCGTGACCCACCGGGCGGTCGCGGCCGAGGCAGGGGTTTCGCTCGGTGCGGTCACGCATCATTTCGGAACCCGAGATGCGCTGGTCGAGGCGGCGCTGCAGTTCGCCCTGGCGCGCGAGGTGGGCCGGCTGCGTGCGTTGGCCCTCAGCCTTCAGGACAAGGCATTCGAGGTCGAGGCCTGGATCGATGCCCTGGTTGACTTCTACGTCCGCGAGCTCAGCACCGAAGCCGAGACGCATATCGCATGCTATGAGGCCTTCCTGGCCGCGGCGAGGCAACAGCGCTATCGGCCGGTCGTTGCCGAGTGGTTTGACACGTGGCGGCAGAGTGCCGAGCTTGCGTTGAAGGCGGCGAAGTCACCAAACCCACGCCGCCACGCCGAGTTGTTCGTCTCGGCGTTGATCGGCTTGCTGTTTCGTCAACTCGCCACGCCCAAAGCCGGCTTTCGCCGTGAGGCGAAGGCGGAGCTGTTGGAGTTGGTGGGCGGCTTGATCGCGCTGAAGTAA
- a CDS encoding glutathione S-transferase family protein, producing the protein MPSYRLHYFPESGNSYKLALMLTMCGKRFEPVWTDFAGGITRTADWRRTVNEMGEIPVLEIDNLKMTQTAPLLLKLADQYGRFGGETPEEKFELMRWLFWDNHKLTGYMAAYRYMRTFIPDGDPQVLKYFRRRLDDFIGILEQHLARNAFAIGGNPTVADFSMMAYLHYPSDEHGYDFAQSHPAIHAWLGRMAALPGWKPAYELLPGRRMTKYAK; encoded by the coding sequence ATGCCCAGCTACCGCCTTCACTATTTCCCCGAGTCAGGCAACAGCTACAAGCTCGCGCTGATGCTGACGATGTGCGGTAAGCGGTTCGAGCCGGTCTGGACCGATTTTGCCGGCGGCATCACCCGCACGGCGGACTGGCGCAGGACCGTGAACGAGATGGGTGAAATCCCGGTGCTCGAGATCGACAATCTGAAGATGACGCAGACCGCGCCGCTCCTGCTCAAGCTCGCCGACCAATACGGCCGTTTCGGCGGCGAGACGCCGGAGGAGAAATTCGAGCTGATGCGCTGGCTGTTCTGGGACAACCACAAGCTCACGGGCTACATGGCGGCCTACCGTTACATGCGCACGTTCATACCCGATGGCGATCCGCAGGTGCTGAAGTATTTCCGGCGCAGGCTCGACGATTTCATCGGCATCCTCGAGCAGCACCTTGCCCGCAACGCTTTTGCGATCGGCGGAAACCCGACGGTCGCCGACTTTTCCATGATGGCCTATCTGCATTATCCGAGTGACGAGCACGGCTACGATTTCGCGCAGAGCCATCCCGCCATTCATGCCTGGCTCGGCCGCATGGCCGCACTTCCCGGCTGGAAACCGGCCTATGAGCTGCTGCCGGGCCGGCGGATGACGAAATACGCGAAGTGA
- a CDS encoding TPM domain-containing protein, producing the protein MSIKRIARHLVQHHWRAKQIFPPAVLARIEQAIRQGEATHSGQVRFVVEGALDGAPLFRNQPARARALDVFSHLRIWDTAHNNGVLIYLLLADRDVEIVADRGIHAKVGGEGWESICRAMEAEFASGQFERGVIGGIAAVSRELSRHFPPQGPHVNELPDAPLVM; encoded by the coding sequence ATGAGCATCAAGCGTATTGCCAGACATCTGGTGCAGCATCATTGGCGAGCGAAGCAGATCTTTCCGCCCGCCGTGCTCGCCCGCATCGAGCAGGCGATCAGGCAGGGCGAGGCCACCCATTCCGGCCAGGTCCGCTTCGTCGTCGAAGGCGCGCTCGATGGCGCGCCGCTGTTCCGCAACCAGCCGGCCCGCGCGCGTGCGCTCGACGTGTTCTCGCATCTGCGCATCTGGGACACCGCGCACAACAACGGTGTCCTCATCTATCTCCTGCTCGCCGATCGCGACGTCGAGATCGTGGCCGACCGCGGCATTCACGCAAAGGTCGGCGGCGAGGGTTGGGAGAGCATCTGCCGCGCCATGGAAGCCGAGTTCGCCTCCGGCCAGTTCGAGCGCGGCGTGATCGGTGGCATCGCAGCTGTATCGCGCGAGCTGTCGCGGCATTTCCCGCCGCAGGGGCCGCATGTGAACGAACTGCCGGATGCGCCGCTGGTCATGTGA
- a CDS encoding TPM domain-containing protein — protein sequence MTARLWRAIAVVTLLLTFAFVLPAAADVAVPELTGRVVDQTGTLSSGDIAALAQKLRDFETRKGSQIAVLIVPTTQPETIEQFSIRVAEAWKIGRKKVDDGAILVVAKNDRHLRIEVGYGLEGVLTDVTSRRIIDEIITPKFRTGDFAGGISDGVDRMIRVIDGEPLPVPSPTVNFGNLDDLAPLFIVTLFASLGVGGFFRAMLGRLLGSLATGGVIAVLSWFILGSFSIALALGALGFVIGFIADLFAAIGPSSGSSRRGSWSSGSSGGGWSSGSSSSGGFSGGGGSFGGGGASGSW from the coding sequence ATGACAGCGAGGTTGTGGCGGGCGATAGCCGTCGTCACACTCCTCCTCACCTTCGCCTTCGTCCTCCCCGCCGCGGCCGACGTCGCCGTCCCCGAGCTCACTGGCCGCGTCGTCGATCAGACCGGCACGCTCTCCAGCGGCGACATCGCCGCGCTCGCGCAGAAGCTGCGTGACTTCGAGACCCGCAAGGGCAGCCAGATCGCCGTCCTGATCGTGCCGACGACGCAGCCGGAGACGATCGAGCAATTTTCGATCCGCGTTGCCGAGGCATGGAAGATCGGCCGCAAGAAGGTCGACGACGGCGCGATCCTCGTTGTTGCCAAGAACGACCGGCATTTGCGCATCGAGGTCGGCTACGGCCTCGAAGGCGTGCTCACCGACGTGACCTCGCGGCGCATCATCGACGAGATCATCACGCCCAAATTCAGGACTGGCGATTTCGCCGGCGGCATCTCCGATGGCGTCGATCGGATGATCCGCGTGATCGACGGCGAGCCGTTGCCGGTTCCCTCGCCGACCGTGAATTTCGGCAATCTGGACGATCTCGCACCGCTCTTCATCGTGACGCTGTTCGCCTCTCTGGGCGTGGGCGGGTTCTTCCGTGCCATGCTGGGGCGGTTGCTCGGATCGTTGGCGACCGGCGGCGTCATCGCCGTGCTGAGCTGGTTCATTCTCGGTTCCTTCTCGATTGCCCTTGCTCTCGGCGCGCTCGGTTTCGTCATCGGGTTCATTGCCGATCTGTTTGCAGCGATCGGCCCAAGCTCGGGATCCTCGCGCCGCGGCTCGTGGTCGAGCGGTTCTTCGGGAGGCGGCTGGAGCAGCGGCTCGTCGAGCAGCGGCGGCTTCAGCGGCGGCGGGGGCAGTTTTGGCGGCGGCGGCGCCTCGGGGAGCTGGTAG
- a CDS encoding LemA family protein — translation MRKILTMLAALASLSLTNCGYNAIQSEDEQIKANWSEVVNQYQRRADLVPNLVNSVKGFAQQEKDVLLGVTNARAKVGSIQATPEVLNDPAAFQKFQAAQGELSSALSRLLVVTENYPQLKSDALFKDLMSQLEGTENRITVARNRYIKAVQEYNVTIRSFPSNLTAMVFGYKEKPNFSVENEKEISTAPKVDFNPAPAPSK, via the coding sequence ATGCGCAAGATCCTCACCATGCTGGCGGCGCTCGCCTCGCTCAGCTTGACCAATTGCGGCTACAACGCGATCCAGAGCGAGGACGAGCAGATCAAGGCCAACTGGTCCGAGGTCGTGAACCAGTATCAGCGCCGCGCCGATCTCGTGCCCAATCTCGTCAACTCGGTGAAGGGCTTTGCCCAGCAGGAGAAGGACGTGCTGCTCGGCGTCACCAATGCGCGCGCCAAGGTCGGCAGCATCCAGGCGACGCCGGAGGTGCTGAACGACCCCGCAGCCTTCCAGAAATTCCAGGCCGCCCAGGGCGAACTCTCCAGCGCGCTCTCGCGCCTGCTCGTCGTCACCGAGAATTACCCGCAGCTCAAATCGGACGCGCTGTTCAAGGACCTGATGTCGCAGCTCGAAGGTACCGAGAACCGCATCACGGTGGCGCGCAACCGCTACATCAAGGCGGTGCAGGAGTATAACGTCACTATCCGCTCCTTCCCGAGCAACCTTACCGCGATGGTGTTCGGCTACAAGGAGAAGCCGAATTTCTCGGTCGAGAACGAGAAGGAAATCTCGACCGCGCCGAAGGTTGATTTCAACCCGGCCCCCGCGCCGTCCAAGTAG
- a CDS encoding enoyl-CoA hydratase: protein MSSFDTILVERPEPAIARIVMNRPDARNAQNLQMTYDLNAAFDDAVQDDAVKVIILAGNGPHFSSGHDLRPGGKNAAGVDFPPVGNWGGFAEPNAHGRFAREQEIYLQITRRWRNLAKPTIAEVHGKCIAGGLMLAWACDLIVASDDAQFCDPVVTMGVCGVEWFVHPWELGPRKAKEFLFTADSWSAEEAHQLGMVNQVVPRAELSARVLDLARRIASKPSFALKLTKEAVNRSVDVMGQPAAIDQAFALHQLCHAHNLQEFGMVVDPSGLHPSVRKPPAAAE from the coding sequence ATGTCCTCGTTCGATACCATCCTCGTGGAACGGCCGGAGCCGGCGATCGCCCGGATCGTGATGAACCGGCCCGATGCGCGCAACGCGCAGAACCTGCAAATGACCTACGACCTCAATGCCGCCTTTGACGACGCGGTGCAGGACGACGCGGTCAAGGTCATCATCCTCGCCGGCAACGGGCCGCACTTCTCCTCCGGCCACGACCTCCGCCCCGGTGGCAAGAATGCCGCAGGCGTCGATTTTCCGCCGGTGGGAAATTGGGGCGGCTTTGCCGAACCCAACGCGCACGGCCGCTTCGCACGTGAGCAGGAAATCTATCTCCAGATCACGCGCCGCTGGCGCAACCTCGCCAAGCCGACCATTGCCGAGGTGCACGGCAAGTGCATCGCCGGCGGCCTGATGCTGGCATGGGCCTGCGACCTCATCGTCGCCAGCGACGATGCGCAGTTCTGCGACCCCGTGGTCACCATGGGCGTCTGCGGCGTCGAATGGTTCGTGCATCCCTGGGAGCTCGGGCCGCGCAAAGCCAAGGAATTCCTGTTCACCGCCGACAGCTGGAGCGCCGAGGAGGCGCATCAGCTCGGTATGGTGAACCAGGTCGTGCCGCGCGCGGAGTTGTCGGCGCGCGTGCTGGATCTGGCGCGCCGGATCGCATCGAAGCCGTCGTTTGCACTGAAGCTGACCAAGGAAGCCGTCAACCGCTCGGTCGATGTGATGGGCCAGCCGGCCGCGATCGACCAGGCCTTTGCGCTGCATCAGCTCTGTCACGCTCACAATCTTCAGGAGTTCGGCATGGTGGTCGATCCATCCGGACTGCATCCCTCCGTGCGCAAGCCGCCGGCGGCCGCGGAGTAG
- a CDS encoding acyl-CoA dehydrogenase family protein gives MDLNLSDEQRLLRESAERFVAESYDADHRRKTANDPLGFSPAVWKQFAELGWLALPIPEEFGGLGGGAVEIGILMEAFGRGLVSEPYVATVVLGAGLIDRCGSPTQKQAILPEISGGSLKLAFAHSERAARFDLAKVATAASKTAQGWRLSGSKIAVLDGHAADEIIVSAHIHDHKGPSGRIGLFLVTATAPGVAVSDYERLGGGRACNIELSDVHLPEDALLGDGHDALPAIEWAVDRAMAALGAEAVGIMQVLLDTTLEYTKIRKQFGRPLSANQVIRHRLADMAMQVDESRSMALRAALKVDSPPVERARAASGAKAKIGKCARFVGEQSIQLHGGMGVTEELEVGAYFKRLVAFDTLFGGSAHHYGRHARLGRTIVPA, from the coding sequence ATGGACCTCAATCTCAGTGACGAGCAACGCCTGTTGCGCGAGAGCGCGGAGCGCTTCGTTGCCGAAAGCTACGATGCCGATCACCGTCGCAAGACGGCGAACGATCCGCTCGGCTTCAGCCCTGCGGTGTGGAAGCAGTTCGCCGAACTCGGCTGGCTGGCGCTGCCGATCCCTGAGGAGTTTGGCGGACTCGGCGGCGGCGCGGTCGAGATCGGTATTCTGATGGAAGCCTTCGGCCGCGGGCTGGTGTCCGAGCCTTATGTCGCGACGGTGGTGCTCGGAGCCGGACTGATCGACCGATGCGGCAGCCCAACTCAGAAGCAGGCAATCCTGCCTGAGATCTCGGGCGGATCATTGAAGCTTGCCTTCGCCCATTCCGAGCGCGCGGCGCGGTTCGACCTCGCCAAGGTCGCGACCGCTGCCAGCAAGACGGCGCAAGGCTGGCGTCTTTCCGGCAGCAAGATCGCCGTGCTCGACGGCCACGCCGCCGACGAGATCATCGTCTCCGCGCATATTCACGATCACAAGGGGCCATCGGGACGGATCGGACTGTTCCTGGTGACGGCAACGGCGCCGGGTGTAGCCGTCAGCGACTATGAGCGCCTCGGCGGCGGGCGCGCCTGCAACATCGAACTGTCCGACGTGCATCTGCCGGAGGATGCGCTGCTCGGCGATGGGCACGACGCACTACCGGCGATCGAATGGGCCGTCGATCGCGCCATGGCCGCGCTCGGCGCAGAGGCCGTCGGCATCATGCAGGTGCTGCTCGACACCACGCTGGAGTACACCAAGATCCGCAAGCAGTTCGGCCGGCCGCTCTCCGCCAACCAGGTGATCCGTCACCGGCTCGCCGATATGGCGATGCAGGTCGACGAGTCACGCTCGATGGCGTTGCGCGCCGCGCTGAAGGTTGACAGTCCGCCGGTCGAGCGCGCACGGGCGGCGTCGGGCGCGAAGGCGAAGATCGGCAAATGCGCGCGCTTCGTCGGCGAGCAGTCGATCCAGCTCCACGGCGGCATGGGCGTCACCGAGGAGCTCGAGGTCGGCGCCTATTTCAAGCGGCTGGTCGCCTTCGACACCCTGTTCGGCGGCAGCGCGCATCATTATGGCCGCCACGCCCGGCTTGGCCGCACCATCGTCCCCGCCTGA
- a CDS encoding acyl-CoA dehydrogenase family protein: MDLSFNAEERAFQDEVRGFIAKNLTEEMKRATALTPSVFSDPDIGMAWQRVLHSRGWGAPGWPVEYGGPDWTPAQRWIFETESARAGAPNVNVMGVKMVGPVIIGFGSPEQKNFYLPRILSGEDYWCQGYSEPGSGSDLSSLKTRAVRDGDDYIINGTKIWTTHAHHANRMFALVRTSDGPRQQDGISFILIDMKTPGITTRPILTIGGDHEVNQVFFDDVRVPVANRVGDEGKGWTYGKYLLEFERGSGIASAKLREGLKAIADLAESDLTGRAIDSPDIATRISEVEVDIDALEMTELRVLSALQTGQNPGAVSSILKLRNSEIRQAVTRLGVDVIGHDALAVEPMRPLYRLNHEPPTPEDMLTVLPEYLNGRAYTIFGGTSEIQRDIIAKMMLGI, from the coding sequence ATGGACCTGTCGTTCAATGCCGAGGAGCGCGCCTTCCAGGACGAGGTGCGCGGTTTCATTGCCAAAAATCTCACCGAGGAGATGAAGCGCGCCACCGCGCTGACGCCCTCGGTGTTCTCCGACCCCGACATCGGCATGGCCTGGCAGCGCGTACTGCACAGCCGCGGCTGGGGCGCGCCGGGCTGGCCGGTCGAATACGGCGGCCCGGACTGGACGCCGGCGCAGCGCTGGATTTTCGAGACGGAAAGCGCGCGGGCCGGCGCGCCGAATGTCAACGTGATGGGCGTGAAGATGGTCGGGCCCGTCATCATCGGCTTCGGTTCGCCCGAGCAGAAGAATTTCTACCTGCCGCGGATTCTCTCCGGCGAAGACTATTGGTGCCAGGGCTATTCCGAGCCAGGCTCGGGCTCCGATCTGTCCTCGTTGAAGACGCGCGCCGTGCGCGACGGCGACGACTACATCATCAACGGCACCAAGATCTGGACCACCCATGCCCATCATGCCAACCGCATGTTCGCGCTGGTGCGCACCAGCGACGGGCCGCGACAGCAGGACGGCATCAGCTTCATCCTGATCGACATGAAGACGCCAGGCATCACCACGCGGCCGATCCTGACCATCGGCGGCGACCACGAGGTCAACCAGGTGTTCTTCGACGACGTGCGCGTGCCCGTCGCCAACCGCGTCGGCGATGAAGGCAAGGGCTGGACCTACGGCAAATATCTGCTCGAGTTCGAGCGCGGCTCGGGGATCGCCTCGGCAAAGCTGCGCGAGGGGCTGAAGGCGATTGCGGATCTTGCCGAGTCGGACCTGACGGGACGCGCGATCGACAGCCCCGACATCGCGACGCGCATCTCGGAGGTCGAGGTCGACATCGACGCGCTGGAGATGACCGAGCTGCGGGTGCTCTCGGCGCTCCAGACTGGCCAAAATCCCGGCGCGGTGTCGTCGATCCTGAAGCTGCGCAACAGCGAGATCCGCCAAGCCGTGACGCGGCTCGGGGTCGACGTGATCGGCCACGACGCGCTCGCCGTCGAGCCGATGCGCCCGCTCTACAGGCTCAACCACGAGCCGCCGACACCCGAGGACATGCTGACAGTCTTGCCGGAATATCTCAACGGCCGGGCCTATACGATCTTCGGCGGCACCTCGGAGATCCAGCGCGACATCATCGCGAAGATGATGCTGGGGATTTGA
- a CDS encoding xanthine dehydrogenase family protein molybdopterin-binding subunit: MNILPGNLRFGAGQPVKRLEDQRLLTGKGQFIDDKPEEGALWLHVLRSPHAHAKLVSIDTSAAAEMPGVAAIYTGADLVKDDIGTIPTLSIFKRPDGKPMTVPPRRLLAHEIVRYAGEAVAAVVASSRSEAQSAAEAIVVEYDVQPAVVDPVEAVKPGAPVVWPEAPDNIVGAMSYGDAAKADEAFAKAAHTVELDIVSQRLVPSAMEPRSTIAEIDKKTGRLLLHVQSQTPASTHDVLAEAVLKRPKDSVRVLVGDIGGGFGQKTNLYPEDGIVAYAATKLSRKIRWRGDRTDEFVGGTHGRDLTSTASFALDEKGKVLAYRVKSIGCTGAYSSGAANIIPLVLGPFVQTGVYDLPLVHFEVKSVMTHTAPVGAYRGAGRPEAVFIVERLFDAAARKIGMDPRAIRKANYIKPAQLPYTNAAGQVYDSGAFAHMLDRAVKLADWDGFAARKKAAKKKGLLYGRGLTSYIEWTGGRAHTEKVSLHATSQGRVILHSGTMAMGQGLQTTYTQMISDTLGIPMDKIDVVQGDTDLAQGFGSVGSRSLFVGGTAVAVSSNDLIQKAREKAANVLETSVEDIEYQGGMLTVVGTDRRISLFDLAEKEGGAKLSVDSEGEVDGPSWPNGTHICEVEIDPETGVSKVVRYTTVDDVGVAVNPMLVTGQIHGGVAQGIGQALYEGVSYDADGQLLTASYQDYCIPRADDVPPIVVTLDDSAPCRTNPLGAKGCGESGAIGGPPCVTNGVMDALAELGITQLNTPLTPQKIWKAIRDAKAAG, from the coding sequence ATGAACATTCTTCCCGGCAATTTGCGTTTCGGAGCGGGCCAGCCCGTCAAGCGTTTGGAAGACCAGCGGCTGCTCACCGGGAAGGGGCAGTTCATCGACGACAAGCCGGAGGAGGGCGCGCTGTGGTTGCATGTGCTGCGCTCGCCACACGCCCACGCGAAGCTTGTCTCGATCGACACCAGCGCCGCGGCCGAGATGCCCGGCGTTGCCGCGATCTACACCGGCGCCGACCTCGTCAAGGACGACATCGGCACCATCCCGACGCTGAGCATCTTCAAGCGTCCCGACGGCAAGCCGATGACGGTGCCGCCGCGCCGCCTGCTCGCCCATGAAATCGTGCGCTATGCCGGCGAAGCCGTGGCCGCCGTGGTCGCATCCTCGCGCAGCGAGGCGCAGAGCGCGGCTGAAGCCATCGTGGTCGAATATGACGTTCAGCCTGCGGTGGTCGATCCCGTCGAGGCCGTCAAGCCGGGCGCGCCCGTGGTTTGGCCGGAGGCGCCCGACAACATCGTCGGCGCGATGAGCTATGGCGATGCCGCCAAGGCGGATGAAGCCTTCGCCAAGGCCGCGCATACCGTCGAGCTGGATATCGTCAGCCAGCGTCTCGTGCCCTCCGCGATGGAGCCGCGCTCGACCATTGCCGAGATCGACAAGAAGACCGGCCGTCTCCTGCTGCATGTGCAGTCGCAGACCCCGGCCTCGACCCACGACGTGCTGGCGGAAGCCGTGCTGAAGCGACCCAAGGACAGCGTCCGCGTGCTGGTCGGCGATATCGGCGGCGGGTTCGGCCAGAAGACCAATCTCTATCCGGAAGACGGCATCGTCGCCTACGCCGCGACCAAGCTTAGCAGGAAGATCCGCTGGCGCGGCGACCGCACCGACGAATTCGTCGGCGGCACCCACGGCCGCGATCTGACCTCGACCGCGTCCTTCGCGCTCGACGAGAAGGGCAAGGTGCTGGCCTATCGCGTCAAGTCGATCGGCTGCACCGGCGCGTACTCTTCGGGTGCGGCGAACATCATTCCGCTGGTGCTCGGCCCGTTCGTGCAGACCGGCGTCTACGATCTACCGCTGGTGCATTTCGAAGTGAAGTCGGTGATGACCCACACCGCGCCGGTCGGTGCCTATCGCGGCGCGGGCCGCCCCGAGGCGGTCTTCATCGTCGAGCGCCTGTTCGACGCAGCCGCGCGCAAGATCGGCATGGATCCGCGTGCGATCCGCAAGGCCAACTACATCAAGCCGGCGCAGCTGCCCTACACCAATGCCGCCGGACAGGTCTACGACTCCGGCGCGTTCGCGCACATGCTCGATCGTGCCGTAAAGCTCGCCGACTGGGACGGCTTTGCCGCGCGCAAGAAGGCCGCGAAGAAGAAGGGCCTGCTCTACGGCCGCGGCCTCACCTCCTACATCGAATGGACCGGTGGCCGGGCCCACACCGAGAAGGTCAGCCTGCACGCGACTTCGCAGGGCCGCGTCATCCTGCATTCCGGCACTATGGCAATGGGGCAGGGGCTGCAGACCACCTACACCCAGATGATCTCCGATACGCTCGGCATCCCCATGGACAAGATCGACGTCGTGCAGGGCGACACCGATCTCGCGCAGGGGTTTGGCAGCGTCGGCTCGCGCTCGCTGTTCGTCGGGGGTACGGCTGTTGCGGTCTCCTCCAATGATCTGATCCAGAAGGCGCGCGAGAAGGCGGCGAACGTGCTGGAAACCTCGGTCGAGGACATCGAGTACCAGGGCGGCATGCTGACCGTGGTCGGTACCGACCGCCGCATCAGCCTGTTCGATTTGGCCGAGAAGGAAGGCGGCGCCAAGCTCAGCGTCGATTCCGAAGGTGAGGTCGACGGTCCGAGCTGGCCGAACGGCACCCATATCTGCGAGGTCGAGATCGATCCGGAGACCGGCGTCTCCAAGGTGGTGCGCTACACCACCGTCGACGACGTCGGCGTGGCCGTGAACCCGATGCTTGTTACCGGCCAGATCCATGGCGGCGTCGCGCAGGGCATCGGCCAGGCGCTGTACGAAGGCGTGTCCTACGATGCGGACGGCCAGCTCCTGACCGCGAGCTACCAGGACTATTGCATCCCGCGCGCCGACGACGTGCCGCCCATCGTGGTGACGCTGGATGATTCCGCCCCCTGCCGCACCAACCCGCTCGGCGCCAAGGGCTGCGGCGAATCCGGCGCCATCGGCGGCCCGCCCTGCGTCACCAACGGCGTGATGGACGCGCTCGCCGAGCTCGGCATCACCCAGCTCAACACGCCCCTGACGCCGCAGAAGATCTGGAAGGCGATCCGGGACGCGAAGGCGGCGGGCTGA